The Mustela nigripes isolate SB6536 chromosome 4, MUSNIG.SB6536, whole genome shotgun sequence genome includes a window with the following:
- the CUZD1 gene encoding CUB and zona pellucida-like domain-containing protein 1 translates to MRAPGWKCAQARRGRAGIRRFLHVGPRTWQAGAVGDGCRAAREGQSNEESQWSGKSSCQASLGGSSQSDVHRALILQLNPNEDCTWTLERPENKSIRIIFSYFQLDPDGRCESENIKVFDGNSTKGSLLGQVCSKHDYIPVFESSSDTLTIQILTDSVRIQRSVFIFYYFFSFGSSVPDCGGYLDSLEGSFTSPNYPNSHPQLAYCVWHIQVEKGYKIKLNFRDIFLEVDEHCRFDFIAVYDGPSTTSGLIGQVCGRVRPTFESSSDSLTVVLSTDYANSYRGFSASYTSIYAENINTTSLTCSSDKMRAIISKSYLASLKYRENNLHLNDPTCRPKISNVVEFSFPLDGCGTIKKVEDHSVTYTNMITLIPSPTSEVITRQKHLQIILKCEMESNSTVEMMYITEDDVIQNQSALGKYNTSMALFESNSFEKPILESPYYVDLNETLFVQVSLRTSDPNLVVFLDTCIASPTPDFASPTYDLIRSGCIQDDTCMMYPLSGHYGRFQFNAFKFLRSLGSVYLQCKILICDSGDHQSRCNQGCVSRRKRDISSYKWKTDSVVGPIRLKRDRSASGNPGFQDQIHREETQSQSFDSLHLFSFMVLALNVVMVAVIVARHFVNQRTDYKYEKLQNIN, encoded by the exons GCAAATCAAGCTGCCAGGCTAGCTTGGGAGGTTCCAGCCAGTCAGATGTCCACCGGGCCCTAATCCTGCAACTCAATCCCAATGAGGACTGCACCTGGACACTAGAAAGACCAGAAAACAAGAGCATCAGAATCATCTTTTCCTATTTCCA GCTTGATCCTGATGGAAGATGTGAAAGTGAAAACATTAAAGTTTTTGATGGAAACTCTACCAAGGGCTCTCTGCTGGGGCAAGTCTGCAGTAAACATGACTACATTCCTGTTTTTGAATCATCATCCGATACATTAACGATTCAAATCCTCACTGACTCTGTAAGAATTCAAAGAAGCGTCTTCATCTTCTACTACTTCTTCTCTTTTGGCAGCT CTGTTCCAGACTGTGGTGGTTACTTGGACTCCTTGGAAGGCTCTTTTACCAGCCCCAATTACCCGAACTCGCATCCTCAGCTGGCCTACTGCGTGTGGCACATACAAGTGGAGAAAGGTTACAAGATAAAACTAAACTTCAGAGACATTTT CTTAGAAGTGGATGAACACTGCAGATTTGATTTCATTGCTGTCTATGACGGTCCCTCCACCACCTCTGGCCTAATTGGACAAGTGTGTGGCCGCGTAAGGCCCACCTTTGAATCCTCATCAGACTCGTTGACCGTGGTGCTATCAACAGATTATGCCAACTCCTACCGGGGCTTCTCTGCTTCCTACACTTCCATTTATGCAGAAAATATCAACACTA cATCTTTAACTTGCTCCTCTGACAAGATGAGAGCTATCATAAGTAAATCCTACCTGGCGTCACTTAAATACAGAGAGAATAACTTACACCTGAATGACCCAACTTGCAGACCGAAAATCTCAAACGTGGTggagttttcttttcctcttgatgGATGTGGTACGATCAAAAAG GTGGAGGATCACTCGGTCACTTACACCAACATGATCACTCTCATCCCATCCCCCACGTCGGAAGTGATCACCCGCCAGAAGCATCTCCAGATCATTCTCAAGTGTGAAATGGAATCGAATTCTACCGTGGAGATGATGTATATAACGGAAGATGACGTAATACAAAATCAAAGCGCCCTGGGCAAATACAACACAAGCATGGCTCTTTTTGAATCCAATTCATTTGAAAAGCCTATACTGGAGTCACCATATTACGTGGATTTGAACGAAACTCTTTTTGTGCAAGTCAGTCTGCGCACCTCCGATCCAAATTTAGTGGTATTTCTGGATACCTGCATTGCCTCTCCCACACCTGACTTTGCATCTCCAACCTATGACCTGATCAGGAGTGG ATGTATTCAAGATGACACTTGTATGATGTATCCATTATCTGGACACTATGGAAGATTCCAATTTAACGCCTTTAAATTCTTGAGAAGTCTGGGCTCCGTATATCTCCAGTGTAAGATTTTGATATGTGACAGTGGTGACCATCAGTCTCGCTGCAACCAAGGCTGTGTCTCTAGAAGGAAAAGAGACATTTCTTCGTACAAATGGAAGACTGATTCTGTCGTAGGACCTATTCGTCTGAAAAGGGATCGAAGTGCAAGTGGAAATCCAG GATTTCAGGACCAAATACACAGAGAAGAAACTCAGAGTCAATCTTTTGACAGTCTGCATCTGTTTTCATTCATGGTCCTTGCTCTGAATGTTGTGATGGTGGCCGTGATCGTAGCAAGGCATTTTGTGAATCAGAGAACAGACTATAAATATGAGAAGCTTCAGAATATTAACTGA